In the Gemmatimonadota bacterium genome, one interval contains:
- the galK gene encoding galactokinase: MSREAVESLFTMAYGYRPSVVTSAPGRVNLIGEHTDYNGGEVLPIAIAQRTWVAIAPARTAMSRAVSRERGEVGTWDSAYGAATGTWWDYVAGALAEAASLGSRPHGHDVAVVSDVPMGAGLSSSAALQVATVLAALALDGIRVDAEGEGGRAPSMRDVALAAHRAETGFVGVACGIMDQFASALCRRGHALHLHCDTGVSHAVPFDRGVLIVDTMTPRALRDSDFNARRAECTAALEILRRIDPTLDALAHASPALLDRAALPDPEGKRARHVVSETHRVRDFVALCGTADAHDRQGHLLNASHRSLRLDYECSTPELDWVVEHCVARVGIDGARLTGAGWGGCAIVMGDEATLGDFASGLAAAFHLAWMRTPRTWVTTPHDGARIER; the protein is encoded by the coding sequence ATGAGCCGCGAGGCGGTCGAGTCGCTCTTTACCATGGCCTACGGGTACCGCCCCTCCGTCGTCACCTCCGCACCGGGGCGGGTCAACCTCATCGGCGAACACACCGACTACAACGGTGGCGAGGTCCTCCCCATCGCCATCGCCCAGCGCACGTGGGTCGCCATCGCGCCGGCGCGCACGGCGATGTCGCGTGCCGTGTCGCGCGAGCGAGGCGAGGTCGGCACCTGGGACTCCGCGTACGGTGCGGCGACCGGGACCTGGTGGGATTACGTGGCCGGCGCGCTCGCCGAGGCGGCCTCGTTAGGTTCCCGCCCCCACGGACACGACGTGGCGGTCGTGAGCGATGTCCCCATGGGGGCGGGGCTCTCGTCCTCCGCGGCACTGCAAGTGGCCACCGTGCTCGCCGCGCTCGCACTGGACGGGATTCGCGTGGATGCGGAGGGGGAAGGGGGACGCGCCCCGTCGATGCGCGACGTCGCCCTGGCGGCGCACCGTGCCGAAACCGGATTCGTGGGGGTCGCCTGCGGGATCATGGACCAGTTCGCGAGCGCGCTCTGTCGCCGCGGGCACGCGCTGCACTTGCACTGCGACACCGGGGTGTCGCACGCCGTCCCCTTCGACCGAGGGGTGCTCATCGTCGACACCATGACGCCGCGGGCGCTGCGCGACTCGGATTTCAATGCGCGACGTGCCGAATGCACCGCGGCGCTGGAGATCCTCCGCCGAATCGATCCCACGCTCGACGCGCTCGCCCACGCGTCGCCGGCCCTGCTCGATCGCGCGGCGCTCCCCGATCCCGAGGGGAAGCGCGCGCGTCACGTGGTGAGCGAGACGCATCGCGTGCGCGACTTCGTGGCCCTGTGCGGGACGGCCGATGCGCACGACCGGCAGGGGCATCTCCTCAACGCGTCGCATCGCTCGCTGCGTCTCGACTACGAGTGCTCGACTCCCGAACTCGATTGGGTCGTCGAGCATTGCGTCGCACGTGTGGGGATCGACGGGGCGCGTCTCACAGGCGCGGGGTGGGGCGGCTGCGCGATCGTGATGGGTGACGAGGCCACCCTTGGCGACTTCGCCAGCGGATTGGCTGCCGCATTCCACCTCGCCTGGATGCGGACCCCGCGCACGTGGGTCACGACGCCGCACGATGGGGCGCGCATCGAACGGTAG
- the asd gene encoding aspartate-semialdehyde dehydrogenase, translating to MSQTSTKPARKWPVAVLGATGAVGQTFIRLLQGHPWFTIAEVAASERSAGKSYADATKWIEGAMPADVAALTVKNCDPSEVSSRIVFSALDSNVAGEVEGAFARAGALVLSNAKNYRMEADVPLVIPEVNASHLALLAVQRRQRGFAPGGGIVTNANCAATVAAMALAPLHEAFGLDKVFVTTMQAISGAGYPGVPSLDILGNVIPYIGDEEPKIEREMNKMLGALKGEAIEDAPFAVSAHANRVATENGHMVCLSMAFARRVSAEEALQALRAWRGAPEVHGLPSAPELPLVVTDAIDRPQTRRDVGAGRGMTVTVGRVRQDPILDIKLVALGHNTIRGAAGGSILNAEVLAAQGAFDPA from the coding sequence ATGTCGCAGACCTCGACGAAGCCGGCCCGCAAGTGGCCGGTCGCCGTGCTGGGCGCCACTGGCGCGGTCGGCCAGACCTTCATCCGCCTGCTGCAAGGGCATCCGTGGTTCACGATCGCTGAAGTCGCGGCGTCGGAACGCTCCGCCGGGAAGTCGTACGCCGACGCGACCAAGTGGATCGAGGGCGCGATGCCGGCCGACGTGGCGGCGCTCACGGTGAAGAACTGCGACCCGTCGGAGGTCTCGTCCCGGATCGTCTTTTCCGCGCTCGACTCCAACGTCGCCGGCGAAGTGGAAGGGGCCTTCGCCCGCGCCGGAGCGCTGGTGCTGTCGAATGCGAAGAACTATCGGATGGAGGCGGATGTCCCGCTCGTGATCCCCGAAGTGAACGCGTCGCATCTCGCGCTGCTTGCGGTGCAGCGTCGCCAGCGCGGCTTTGCGCCTGGCGGCGGCATCGTGACCAACGCGAACTGTGCGGCCACCGTCGCCGCGATGGCGCTCGCCCCGCTGCACGAAGCGTTCGGGCTGGACAAGGTCTTCGTCACGACCATGCAGGCCATCTCGGGTGCCGGATACCCCGGCGTGCCCTCGCTCGACATCCTCGGCAACGTCATCCCGTACATCGGCGACGAAGAGCCCAAGATCGAGCGCGAGATGAACAAGATGCTCGGCGCGCTCAAGGGCGAGGCGATCGAGGATGCACCGTTCGCGGTGAGCGCGCACGCCAATCGCGTGGCGACCGAGAACGGCCACATGGTCTGCCTGTCGATGGCGTTCGCGCGCCGAGTGTCAGCCGAGGAGGCGCTGCAGGCGCTGCGCGCGTGGCGTGGTGCCCCCGAGGTGCACGGGCTTCCCTCCGCCCCGGAACTCCCGCTTGTGGTCACCGACGCCATCGATCGTCCGCAAACGCGGCGCGACGTCGGCGCCGGGCGCGGCATGACGGTCACGGTTGGTCGCGTGCGTCAGGACCCCATCCTCGACATCAAGCTCGTCGCGTTAGGCCACAACACCATCCGCGGCGCCGCCGGCGGTTCGATCCTCAACGCCGAAGTCCTCGCCGCGCAGGGCGCGTTCGACCCCGCATGA
- a CDS encoding 4-hydroxy-tetrahydrodipicolinate reductase, whose protein sequence is MSAPGLRLLIVGDGKMGRAIEQLARERGHHVVGVLGAGDNAAGGGIPAMASACDVAIEFTEPTAARANVAACLAAGLPVVAGTTGWYDALPELEREVHGRGGALFWSPNFSLGVALVIELARQAGMVFARQPQFDAVLVETHHRAKKDAPSGTGAAMASATADALGRDVPITSVRVGHVPGTHTLVFDGAFEQVTLTHEARDRRVFADGALRAAEWLVGRSGVFTMADLVRSHDGSASRERAQEGS, encoded by the coding sequence GTGAGCGCGCCGGGCCTGCGCCTCCTCATCGTGGGCGATGGGAAGATGGGGCGGGCCATCGAGCAACTGGCGCGCGAGCGTGGACACCACGTGGTCGGCGTGCTCGGCGCGGGGGACAACGCTGCGGGAGGGGGCATCCCGGCGATGGCCTCAGCGTGCGACGTCGCCATCGAGTTCACCGAGCCGACGGCAGCGCGGGCCAACGTGGCGGCGTGTCTGGCGGCGGGACTCCCGGTCGTCGCCGGGACGACGGGCTGGTACGACGCGCTCCCCGAGCTCGAGCGCGAAGTGCACGGGCGCGGTGGGGCACTGTTCTGGTCCCCGAATTTTTCGCTCGGTGTGGCACTGGTGATCGAGCTGGCGCGGCAAGCGGGGATGGTCTTCGCTCGTCAGCCGCAATTCGACGCGGTGCTGGTCGAGACGCATCACCGCGCCAAGAAGGATGCGCCCTCGGGAACTGGGGCCGCGATGGCGTCCGCAACGGCCGACGCGTTGGGGCGCGACGTGCCGATCACCAGCGTCCGCGTGGGGCACGTCCCGGGGACCCACACGCTGGTCTTCGACGGTGCGTTCGAGCAGGTGACGCTCACGCATGAGGCGCGCGATCGGCGCGTCTTCGCCGATGGAGCGCTGCGGGCGGCCGAGTGGCTGGTCGGCCGGAGCGGGGTCTTCACGATGGCGGATCTGGTGCGCTCGCACGACGGCTCGGCTTCACGGGAACGTGCACAGGAGGGATCGTGA
- the lysC gene encoding lysine-sensitive aspartokinase 3, with the protein MIVVKFGGTSVGDTAAIERLAEIVRSKLPRRPIVVVSAMGGATNALIAIAEQASDGQLISAIRGVEALRERHLTTAEQLLGSGPATHELMAELSATFDELASLAEALSVLGHATPRSKDAIAAKGEMLSSILVAAALASRGIPAEHVDATTVMITNDQFEKAEPRADKIAEASQKILRPIVERGGVPVMGGYIGSTEQGIVTTLGRGGSDFSASLFGAALGADAIEIWTDVDGMLTADPRVVKGARLIDRIRFDEASELASFGAKVLHPSTISPAVRLGIPVYIYNSRNPEGTGTLITFDAPKRAVSALAGKQGVTVIKVRSPRMLLQHGFLRTLFEVFDRHRTSVDVVATSEVSVSVTIDDATHLDSLVVDLSHLGDVSVERNRGIVAIVGAGLTDSSEAMSRALASLRSLRVHMLSLSASGINLTMLVDGDQVAEAMRRLHAEFFSGPVA; encoded by the coding sequence ATGATCGTCGTCAAGTTCGGCGGAACCTCCGTCGGTGACACCGCGGCCATCGAACGACTCGCGGAGATCGTGCGCAGCAAGCTGCCGCGGCGCCCGATCGTCGTCGTCTCCGCCATGGGGGGGGCGACCAATGCGCTGATCGCGATCGCCGAGCAGGCCTCCGACGGACAGCTCATCAGCGCCATCCGTGGTGTCGAGGCGCTGCGCGAACGGCACCTGACGACCGCCGAGCAGCTCCTTGGCAGTGGCCCCGCCACCCACGAGCTCATGGCCGAGCTCAGCGCGACATTCGATGAGCTGGCGTCGCTCGCCGAGGCCCTCTCGGTGCTCGGGCATGCGACACCGCGCTCGAAGGACGCGATCGCGGCCAAGGGCGAGATGCTCTCGTCGATCCTCGTGGCCGCCGCACTCGCATCGCGCGGCATCCCCGCCGAGCACGTCGATGCGACCACGGTGATGATCACGAACGACCAGTTCGAGAAGGCCGAACCGCGCGCCGACAAGATCGCCGAGGCGTCCCAGAAGATCCTGCGCCCGATCGTCGAGCGCGGTGGCGTGCCGGTCATGGGGGGCTACATCGGCTCGACCGAGCAGGGGATCGTCACCACGCTCGGACGCGGCGGCTCCGACTTCTCGGCGTCGCTCTTCGGCGCCGCGTTAGGCGCCGACGCCATCGAGATCTGGACCGATGTGGATGGCATGCTGACCGCCGACCCGCGCGTGGTGAAGGGGGCGCGTCTCATCGATCGGATCCGCTTCGACGAGGCCAGCGAGCTCGCCTCGTTCGGCGCCAAGGTGCTGCACCCGAGCACCATCAGCCCCGCCGTGCGGCTCGGGATCCCGGTCTACATCTACAACTCGCGCAACCCCGAGGGGACCGGCACGCTCATCACCTTCGACGCCCCCAAGCGGGCCGTCAGCGCCCTTGCGGGCAAGCAGGGGGTGACCGTGATCAAGGTCCGCAGCCCGCGCATGCTCCTGCAGCACGGCTTCCTGCGCACGCTCTTCGAGGTCTTCGACCGACACCGCACCTCGGTCGACGTGGTCGCCACCTCCGAGGTGAGCGTCAGCGTCACCATCGACGATGCGACGCATCTCGATTCGCTCGTCGTCGACCTCTCGCACTTGGGTGACGTCTCGGTCGAGCGCAATCGTGGCATCGTCGCCATTGTCGGCGCGGGCCTGACCGATTCGAGCGAGGCGATGTCGCGCGCGCTGGCGTCGCTGCGCTCGCTCCGCGTGCACATGCTCTCGCTGAGCGCGAGCGGGATCAACCTCACGATGCTGGTGGATGGCGACCAGGTGGCCGAGGCGATGCGCCGGCTGCATGCGGAGTTCTTCAGCGGCCCGGTCGCGTGA
- a CDS encoding 2,3,4,5-tetrahydropyridine-2,6-dicarboxylate N-succinyltransferase: MSGDTLAALAARIAELAAFPPGAALPDSAEHTVAELLARLEDGEVRAAQRDHDGRWRAVPWVKQGILVAFRVGKVVALHPAEGGAFSFFDKHTLPTRRLALSDGVRVVPGGSSIRRGAYVAPGVVCMPPMYINVGAHVGTGTMVDSHALIGSCAQVGERVHVSAAAQIGGVLEPVNAAPVVIEDDVVVGGNCGVYEGTVVRARAVLGAGVILTRGTPVYDLVRETVYRATADAPLEIPNDAVVVPGARAVKDGWGADTGLSLQTPIIVKYRDDKTDLATALEGWLR; encoded by the coding sequence ATGAGTGGCGACACCCTGGCGGCGCTGGCTGCCCGCATCGCGGAGCTGGCCGCCTTTCCCCCTGGCGCGGCGCTCCCCGACAGCGCCGAGCACACGGTGGCCGAGTTGCTCGCGCGCCTCGAGGACGGTGAGGTGCGCGCGGCCCAGCGCGACCACGACGGCCGCTGGCGCGCCGTCCCGTGGGTCAAGCAGGGGATCCTGGTGGCCTTTCGCGTCGGCAAGGTCGTCGCGTTGCACCCGGCGGAGGGCGGGGCGTTCTCGTTCTTCGACAAGCACACCCTCCCCACGCGACGCCTCGCGCTGAGCGACGGCGTGCGCGTCGTTCCCGGGGGGTCCTCCATTCGTCGGGGAGCGTATGTCGCGCCAGGGGTCGTCTGCATGCCCCCGATGTACATCAACGTCGGTGCTCATGTTGGCACCGGCACGATGGTCGATTCGCACGCCCTGATCGGGTCGTGCGCGCAGGTCGGTGAACGCGTTCACGTGAGCGCCGCTGCCCAGATCGGCGGCGTCCTCGAACCGGTCAACGCCGCCCCCGTGGTCATCGAGGATGATGTCGTCGTGGGTGGGAACTGCGGCGTGTACGAAGGCACGGTCGTCCGCGCACGCGCCGTGCTTGGTGCCGGGGTGATCCTCACGCGGGGGACCCCCGTGTACGATCTCGTGCGCGAGACGGTGTATCGCGCCACGGCGGATGCGCCCCTGGAGATTCCGAACGATGCGGTCGTCGTCCCGGGCGCCCGCGCCGTGAAGGACGGATGGGGAGCCGACACGGGGCTCTCGCTCCAGACGCCGATCATCGTGAAGTACCGCGACGACAAGACGGATCTCGCCACCGCCCTCGAGGGGTGGCTGCGGTAG
- the cmk gene encoding (d)CMP kinase gives MSPDSIPHPNWRGGHLVVAIDGPAASGKSSTAQWVAAELGFRHVDSGALYRAAAAAALRSDVPASEWTPSWVLDQARHVSLVPTETSFAPHIDGAPVDEEIRGAEVTRHVSLVAQMQLVRGWVNAQVREVATAFDVVCDGRDMGTAVFPDAELKVFLVADPWERARRRLVQRLGRRPSDAEIAEETDRLVQRDAADATQTVQAKDAVLIDTTYLTQPEQVERIVALARATRSRRPLTPMEGSPAILPPESGPVG, from the coding sequence ATGTCGCCCGATAGCATCCCGCACCCGAATTGGCGCGGTGGCCACCTCGTCGTGGCGATCGACGGCCCTGCCGCCTCGGGCAAGTCGTCGACGGCGCAGTGGGTCGCCGCCGAGCTCGGATTTCGCCACGTCGACTCGGGGGCGCTCTACCGGGCCGCCGCCGCCGCCGCGCTGCGGAGCGATGTCCCCGCCTCCGAGTGGACACCCAGCTGGGTCCTCGATCAGGCGCGGCACGTCTCGCTCGTCCCCACCGAGACCTCGTTTGCCCCGCACATCGACGGCGCCCCCGTCGACGAGGAGATCAGGGGGGCGGAGGTGACGCGGCACGTGTCGCTGGTGGCGCAAATGCAGCTGGTGCGGGGATGGGTGAACGCGCAGGTGCGCGAGGTGGCGACGGCTTTCGACGTGGTCTGTGATGGGCGCGACATGGGAACGGCGGTCTTCCCCGACGCCGAACTCAAGGTCTTTCTCGTCGCCGATCCGTGGGAGCGGGCGCGCCGCCGCCTCGTGCAACGCCTCGGTCGCCGCCCCTCGGACGCCGAGATCGCCGAGGAGACGGATCGCCTGGTGCAGCGCGACGCCGCCGACGCCACACAGACGGTGCAGGCCAAGGACGCCGTCCTCATCGACACGACGTACCTGACGCAGCCCGAGCAGGTGGAGCGTATCGTGGCCCTCGCGCGCGCGACCCGGAGCCGTCGCCCTCTGACCCCCATGGAAGGGTCGCCGGCCATCCTCCCCCCGGAGTCGGGGCCGGTCGGCTAG
- the aroA gene encoding 3-phosphoshikimate 1-carboxyvinyltransferase codes for MSRTADVVGGRVRVPGDKSISHRALMFAAFATGTSHVRGILQSDDVKSTAAVLRALGWSIPDVRETMRIEGAGFTSRLGAPLSRLDCGNSGTTTRLMAGVAAAQPFSSTFVGDASLSRRPMRRVAAPLEAMGARVEFLEAHDGLPMTVHGGPLHTIAWELPVASAQLKSAVLLAGLCAGVPVRVKEPAPTRDHTERMLSSLGVHVAVVDGWVTLQPAERLAPLDLDVPGDPSSAAFFVARALLSGAGSLRVENVLRSPYRDGFLRAVRRMGGTVEERRDGERDADAQGDLVAHGGATLRGISVGRDEVTAMIDEIPMLAVLAARADGTTEVRGAEELRVKESDRIAAVVQNLRAVGVEAHELPDGLVVQGTRAPLAGRVHTHGDHRIAMAFAVLGATPDCSITVDDPDCVSVSYPGFWQDLAHVAR; via the coding sequence ATGTCCCGCACCGCCGACGTCGTGGGGGGACGCGTGCGCGTCCCCGGTGACAAGTCCATCTCGCACCGCGCGCTGATGTTCGCGGCGTTCGCGACTGGCACGTCGCACGTGCGTGGCATCCTGCAGTCCGACGACGTGAAATCGACCGCCGCGGTCCTGCGCGCGTTAGGCTGGTCGATCCCGGACGTGCGCGAGACGATGCGCATCGAAGGCGCCGGTTTCACCTCCCGGCTCGGGGCTCCCCTCTCCCGTCTCGACTGCGGCAATAGCGGCACCACCACCCGTCTCATGGCCGGCGTGGCCGCAGCCCAGCCCTTCAGCAGCACCTTCGTGGGCGACGCCTCGCTGTCGCGACGCCCCATGCGCCGGGTCGCCGCGCCGCTCGAGGCCATGGGGGCGCGTGTCGAGTTCCTCGAGGCGCACGACGGGCTCCCCATGACGGTGCACGGCGGACCGCTGCATACCATCGCGTGGGAGCTGCCGGTCGCGAGTGCGCAGCTCAAGAGTGCGGTGCTGCTTGCCGGGCTGTGCGCCGGCGTCCCCGTGCGCGTGAAGGAGCCCGCCCCCACGCGCGACCACACCGAACGCATGCTCTCCTCGCTGGGCGTGCACGTGGCGGTCGTCGATGGCTGGGTCACGTTGCAGCCGGCGGAGCGGCTCGCGCCGCTCGACCTCGACGTTCCCGGCGATCCGTCGTCGGCGGCGTTCTTCGTGGCCCGCGCCCTGCTCTCCGGCGCGGGGAGCCTCCGCGTGGAGAACGTCCTGCGGAGCCCGTACCGCGACGGCTTCCTGCGCGCCGTACGGCGCATGGGGGGCACCGTCGAGGAGCGGCGCGACGGTGAGCGCGACGCCGACGCCCAGGGTGATCTCGTGGCCCACGGCGGGGCCACCTTGCGCGGCATCAGCGTCGGGCGCGACGAGGTCACCGCGATGATCGACGAGATTCCGATGCTCGCCGTCCTCGCCGCACGCGCCGACGGGACGACCGAGGTGCGCGGGGCCGAGGAACTGCGCGTCAAGGAGAGCGATCGCATCGCCGCCGTCGTGCAGAACCTGCGTGCGGTCGGCGTGGAGGCGCACGAGCTCCCCGATGGGCTTGTGGTGCAGGGAACGCGTGCGCCGCTCGCCGGTCGGGTGCACACGCATGGCGATCACCGCATTGCCATGGCCTTCGCCGTCCTCGGGGCGACCCCGGACTGCTCCATCACCGTTGATGATCCCGACTGCGTGTCGGTGTCGTATCCCGGCTTCTGGCAGGACCTCGCGCATGTCGCCCGATAG
- a CDS encoding 4-hydroxy-tetrahydrodipicolinate synthase has product MSIRPVVGCGTALVTPFTSDGQVDEGALRALVEWQLSEGVHFLVPCGSTGEAATLSLEEHARVVAITVEQCAGRVPVVAGAGANDTQKAIALSKLARGAGATHLLHVSPMYNKPQQRGIVAHFRAIAAAVDLPIVVYNVPGRTASNIEARTTLELATVPGIVAIKEASGNIGQIAEILRDRPPTFAVLSGDDAMTLPVMALGGEGVISVVSNATPRRMTALVDACSAGDYALARTLFRQLQPWMSAAFVESNPAPVKAALAMMGRIENVLRLPLVPMADHLTSTVRSALATAGALGA; this is encoded by the coding sequence GTGAGTATTCGCCCGGTGGTCGGATGTGGCACCGCGCTCGTGACCCCGTTCACCAGCGACGGGCAGGTCGATGAGGGCGCGCTGCGCGCCCTGGTGGAATGGCAGCTGTCGGAAGGGGTGCACTTCCTCGTGCCGTGTGGGTCGACCGGCGAAGCCGCGACGTTGTCGCTCGAGGAACACGCGCGGGTCGTGGCCATCACGGTCGAGCAGTGCGCGGGTCGCGTCCCGGTCGTGGCGGGGGCGGGGGCCAACGATACGCAGAAGGCGATCGCGCTCTCGAAGCTCGCGCGCGGGGCCGGCGCGACGCACCTGCTGCACGTCTCACCGATGTACAACAAGCCGCAGCAGCGCGGCATCGTGGCCCACTTCCGCGCGATCGCCGCGGCGGTCGACCTGCCGATCGTGGTGTACAACGTCCCCGGACGCACGGCGAGCAACATCGAGGCGCGCACGACGCTCGAGCTGGCCACCGTTCCGGGGATCGTGGCCATCAAGGAAGCCTCGGGCAACATCGGCCAGATCGCCGAGATCCTGCGCGACCGTCCGCCGACCTTCGCCGTCCTCTCCGGTGACGACGCGATGACGCTGCCGGTGATGGCCCTGGGCGGCGAGGGGGTCATCTCGGTGGTCAGCAACGCCACCCCGCGTCGGATGACCGCGCTGGTGGATGCCTGTTCGGCGGGCGACTATGCGCTTGCCCGGACGCTCTTCCGGCAGTTGCAACCCTGGATGTCGGCGGCCTTCGTGGAGTCCAACCCGGCCCCCGTGAAGGCGGCGCTGGCGATGATGGGACGCATCGAGAACGTGTTGCGCCTCCCGCTCGTCCCGATGGCCGACCACCTCACTTCCACCGTGCGGTCGGCGCTGGCCACCGCGGGAGCCCTCGGCGCATGA
- a CDS encoding M20/M25/M40 family metallo-hydrolase produces MIDVVSLAAELLAIESPTAGEGKVVDFVSRWLVARGWNVTVQEVTPGRGNVWASRAGGGVTLSTHLDTVPPYVPPRLEGDRLVGRGACDAKGIAAAMLAAADALAIAGEDRVDLLFVVGEEKGSDGARAANRLPATSRFLVNGEPTESKLAIGCKGSLRVHLRTRGREAHSAYPHLGASAIEPMLALLPTLKEIAWPTDEKLGPTTVNIGTIRGGTEANIIPGACEVELMFRLVGPVEVVKEELERWVAGRAEITYGSHIPAQYFHTIDGFETSPVAYTSDIPLLDRWGTPLLFGPGSIHVAHTPDEFIDIGELRAAVEGYQRIVRALLDA; encoded by the coding sequence ATGATTGACGTCGTCTCGCTCGCCGCCGAGCTGCTGGCCATCGAGTCGCCCACTGCGGGCGAAGGCAAGGTCGTGGATTTCGTCTCCCGTTGGCTGGTCGCCCGCGGGTGGAACGTCACCGTGCAGGAAGTCACGCCGGGGCGCGGCAACGTGTGGGCCTCTCGCGCTGGGGGCGGCGTGACGCTCTCGACGCACCTCGACACCGTACCGCCCTATGTCCCGCCGCGCCTCGAAGGCGATCGCCTCGTCGGGCGCGGTGCGTGCGACGCCAAGGGGATCGCCGCGGCCATGCTCGCCGCCGCCGATGCCCTCGCCATCGCCGGCGAGGATCGGGTCGACCTGCTCTTCGTGGTCGGCGAGGAAAAGGGGTCCGATGGTGCGCGCGCCGCGAATCGACTGCCGGCCACGTCGCGATTCCTGGTCAACGGCGAGCCGACGGAGAGCAAGCTGGCCATCGGCTGCAAGGGCTCGCTGCGCGTGCACCTGCGCACGCGCGGGCGCGAGGCGCACTCGGCGTATCCGCACCTCGGGGCATCGGCCATCGAGCCCATGCTCGCGCTTCTGCCGACGCTGAAGGAGATCGCCTGGCCCACCGACGAGAAGCTCGGCCCCACGACGGTCAACATCGGGACGATTCGCGGCGGCACCGAGGCCAACATCATCCCGGGCGCCTGCGAAGTGGAGCTGATGTTCCGCCTTGTTGGGCCGGTCGAGGTGGTCAAGGAGGAGCTCGAGCGCTGGGTCGCGGGGCGCGCCGAGATCACGTACGGCTCGCACATCCCCGCACAGTACTTCCACACGATCGACGGTTTCGAGACGTCGCCGGTGGCCTACACCTCGGACATCCCGCTCCTCGATCGTTGGGGAACGCCCCTCCTGTTCGGGCCGGGCTCCATCCACGTCGCGCACACGCCTGACGAGTTCATCGACATCGGCGAGCTGCGCGCCGCGGTCGAGGGCTACCAGCGGATCGTGCGCGCCCTACTCGACGCATGA